One Algibacter sp. L3A6 genomic region harbors:
- a CDS encoding DUF1572 family protein has translation MESYLESIRKQFEYYKGLGDKTFEQLSFDELQNEIAQDANSIAIIIKHISGNMLSRWTNFLTEDGEKPSRNRNREFDDTFETKDQLLESWNTGWDCLFNAIKPLTEIDLERIVYIRNEGHTVTEAINRQLAHYSYHIGQIVFLGKIFKGKDWQILSIPKGASKAYNDKKFSEEKSRKHFTDDL, from the coding sequence ATGGAAAGTTATTTAGAAAGTATTAGAAAACAGTTTGAATATTATAAAGGTTTAGGCGACAAAACTTTTGAGCAATTATCGTTTGATGAATTACAAAATGAAATTGCTCAAGACGCCAATTCTATAGCCATTATAATAAAACATATTTCTGGGAATATGCTAAGCCGTTGGACAAACTTTTTAACGGAAGATGGTGAAAAACCCTCCAGAAACCGAAACCGAGAATTCGATGATACTTTTGAAACCAAAGACCAACTATTAGAAAGTTGGAATACTGGTTGGGACTGCCTATTTAATGCTATAAAACCTTTAACGGAAATTGATTTGGAGCGCATTGTTTATATTAGGAATGAAGGCCATACCGTTACGGAAGCCATAAATAGACAATTAGCGCATTACTCCTACCATATTGGTCAAATTGTTTTTTTAGGTAAAATTTTTAAAGGAAAAGATTGGCAGATTCTGTCTATTCCTAAAGGAGCTTCTAAAGCTTATAATGATAAAAAATTCAGCGAAGAGAAATCTAGAAAGCATTTTACTGATGATTTATAA
- the msrB gene encoding peptide-methionine (R)-S-oxide reductase MsrB translates to MNKIIIVLALFLAFSCNSTAQKKKNEVKKTFEVTKTKSEWKAQLSDTEYYVLREAGTERAFSSALNNNKKQGTYVCKACETPLFKSEHKFDSGTGWPSFDREVKGNVDFSTDYDLGYARTEEHCGTCGGHLGHVFNDGPKRTTGMRHCINGVSLTFVPAE, encoded by the coding sequence ATGAATAAGATAATAATAGTACTTGCTTTATTTTTAGCTTTTAGTTGCAATTCTACAGCACAAAAGAAAAAAAACGAGGTTAAGAAAACTTTTGAAGTTACTAAAACAAAATCTGAATGGAAAGCACAATTATCGGATACAGAATATTACGTTTTACGTGAAGCAGGAACCGAACGTGCTTTCTCAAGCGCTTTAAACAATAACAAAAAACAAGGAACTTACGTTTGTAAAGCTTGCGAAACACCTTTATTTAAAAGCGAGCATAAATTTGATTCTGGTACAGGATGGCCAAGTTTTGATAGAGAAGTTAAAGGTAATGTTGATTTTTCTACCGATTACGATTTAGGGTATGCTAGAACCGAAGAACATTGTGGAACTTGTGGCGGACATTTAGGTCATGTTTTTAACGATGGCCCAAAGCGTACAACCGGAATGCGCCATTGTATTAACGGTGTCTCTTTAACATTTGTTCCTGCGGAATAA
- a CDS encoding M48 family metallopeptidase: protein MKLKVTLISLGVCAMIFSCATNPFTGKKTMAFVSNAQLFPTAFAQYDQFLTDNNVVTGTKDAEMITRVGQRIAVAAERWLTANGNAGYLNDYKWEYNLVNDETVNAWCMPGGKIVFYTGILPIAANETGVAAIMGHEVAHALANHGQQRMSAGYVQQGLAVAGNVAIQDEQSRNAFNQYYGVGSNVLGMLPFSRSHETEADKIGLYLMAVAGYNPDEAAELWKRMKANSGGDAPAEFMSTHPSNDTRINNLTQWAPDAKKEATKFGVTSFRAI from the coding sequence ATGAAACTAAAAGTTACTTTAATATCCTTAGGAGTTTGTGCCATGATATTTTCTTGTGCAACGAACCCTTTTACAGGAAAAAAAACAATGGCATTTGTATCTAATGCTCAGTTGTTTCCAACTGCTTTTGCTCAATACGATCAGTTTTTAACCGATAATAATGTTGTAACAGGTACTAAAGATGCCGAAATGATTACAAGAGTAGGGCAACGTATAGCTGTAGCGGCCGAACGATGGTTAACTGCAAATGGAAATGCGGGTTACTTAAATGATTACAAATGGGAATATAATTTGGTAAATGATGAAACCGTAAATGCTTGGTGTATGCCAGGTGGTAAAATTGTATTTTACACAGGTATTTTGCCAATAGCAGCAAATGAAACAGGTGTTGCAGCTATTATGGGGCACGAGGTTGCGCATGCATTAGCAAACCACGGACAACAACGTATGAGTGCGGGATATGTACAACAAGGTTTAGCAGTTGCAGGAAATGTAGCTATACAAGATGAGCAATCTAGAAATGCTTTTAACCAATACTATGGTGTTGGTTCGAATGTATTAGGTATGTTACCTTTTAGCAGAAGTCATGAAACTGAAGCTGATAAAATTGGTTTATACTTAATGGCTGTTGCTGGTTACAACCCAGATGAAGCGGCTGAATTATGGAAACGTATGAAAGCGAACAGTGGAGGAGATGCTCCAGCAGAATTTATGAGTACACACCCATCTAACGATACGCGTATTAATAACCTAACACAATGGGCTCCAGATGCTAAAAAGGAAGCTACAAAATTTGGTGTAACATCGTTTAGAGCGATATAA
- a CDS encoding MFS transporter, translating into MIQLEKGSKKLLNAWAFYDWANSVYTLTIASSIFPIFYSALFLSEVKTVEAFGTEFKSTALITYVTAFTFLVVAITSPILSGIADYVGNKKNFLKFFCYVGSAGCIGLYWFNLEQIHLSLLFYFMGLIGYWGSLVFYNSYLPDIAYPEQQDSVSAKGFSMGYLGSVLLLIFNLLMVMFPQFFGFDLSIDPSILETGSEAEIQLAMDAAKDLASVKAMKISFITVGIWWALFSQYSFYFLPKGTKSGHKVTRAVIFNGLKELREVWKELKQNLRLKHYLYAFFVFSMAVQTIMLVAVYFGEEEISWGTDSEKTMGLIVSILVIQLVAILGAYVTSKASAKYGNIKTLIAVNFVWMFLCFYAYMMHTPMEFYIAAGIVGLVMGGVQSLGRSTYSKFLPETEDTTSYFSFYDVAEKIGIVIGMVIFATVDQITGTMRNAILVLVVFFIGGIILLFRVPDENKRLP; encoded by the coding sequence ATGATTCAACTTGAAAAGGGAAGTAAAAAACTATTAAATGCTTGGGCATTTTACGATTGGGCAAACTCGGTTTATACTTTAACTATCGCATCTTCAATTTTCCCGATATTTTATTCGGCACTATTTCTTTCGGAAGTTAAAACTGTAGAAGCTTTTGGTACCGAATTTAAAAGCACCGCACTAATTACGTATGTAACGGCTTTTACCTTTTTGGTAGTAGCGATTACTTCGCCAATACTCTCCGGAATTGCCGATTATGTTGGAAATAAAAAGAACTTTCTAAAGTTTTTCTGTTACGTTGGTAGCGCAGGTTGTATTGGATTATATTGGTTTAATTTAGAGCAAATTCACCTGAGTTTGTTGTTCTATTTTATGGGATTAATTGGCTATTGGGGAAGTTTGGTTTTCTACAATTCATATTTACCAGATATTGCTTATCCAGAACAGCAAGATAGTGTTAGTGCTAAAGGATTCTCAATGGGGTATTTGGGATCGGTACTGTTGTTGATTTTTAATTTATTGATGGTGATGTTTCCGCAGTTTTTTGGATTCGATTTAAGTATAGATCCATCTATTTTAGAAACAGGAAGCGAGGCTGAAATTCAATTAGCTATGGATGCGGCTAAAGACTTAGCTTCGGTTAAGGCTATGAAAATATCTTTTATTACAGTTGGAATTTGGTGGGCATTATTTAGTCAATATTCATTTTACTTTCTACCAAAAGGAACGAAATCTGGACACAAAGTAACTCGAGCTGTCATCTTTAATGGTTTAAAAGAATTAAGAGAAGTTTGGAAAGAGTTAAAGCAAAATTTAAGATTGAAACACTATCTATATGCATTTTTTGTATTTAGTATGGCTGTACAAACTATTATGCTGGTTGCTGTTTATTTTGGAGAAGAAGAAATTTCTTGGGGAACAGATAGTGAAAAAACAATGGGTTTAATTGTTAGTATTTTGGTGATACAACTGGTTGCCATTTTGGGCGCTTATGTAACATCTAAAGCATCTGCTAAATACGGAAATATTAAAACACTAATCGCAGTTAATTTTGTTTGGATGTTTTTGTGCTTTTATGCTTACATGATGCATACTCCAATGGAGTTTTATATTGCAGCTGGTATTGTTGGCTTGGTTATGGGAGGAGTGCAATCACTTGGGCGTTCTACATATTCTAAATTTTTACCAGAAACAGAAGATACCACATCATACTTTAGTTTTTACGATGTTGCAGAGAAAATCGGTATTGTAATCGGTATGGTTATTTTTGCTACCGTAGACCAAATTACCGGAACCATGAGAAATGCTATTTTGGTGCTTGTTGTCTTTTTTATAGGTGGTATTATTTTATTATTTAGAGTGCCAGACGAAAATAAAAGACTGCCTTAG
- the metE gene encoding 5-methyltetrahydropteroyltriglutamate--homocysteine S-methyltransferase — MKTTLLGHPRIGRQRELKKACEAFWSGKINQTELINTAKEIKKQNWLQQQDLGVDLIPSNDFSFYDQVLDACLTFGCIPKRYNNIDKSNYLELYFAMARGLQKNNIDVTAMEMTKWFDTNYHYIVPEFEKEQTFNFFSNKIIEEYKEALALGIKTKPVLIGPVTFLLQGKEKEPGFHRLDLLDKLLPVYFEVIETLVNLGAEYIQFDEPCLALNLSEKEQQAITKTYEQIAEKFPTLKVFLANYFDCYGENLNIALQLPVDTLHLDLVRCPSQLNDILESEHFNPKTKLSLGVVDGRNIWKNDFEASIKTIEKASKKLDPANLWIASSCSLLHTPYDLDLETTLEPEIKQWLAFAKQKIEEIVALKHLLKADNDGYLHLFEENKLANLTKKSSKLIHNDLVKTRISNLKLSDSHRESTFSTRQVLQKQALHLPLFPTTTIGSFPQTKEVRSWRLKFKKGTLSQQEYDALIAKEIEDSIRFQEEIGLDVLVHGEFERNDMVEYFGEKLNGFAFSSYGWVQSYGSRCVKPPILFGDVSRENPMTVKWSEYAQSLTDIPVKGMLTGPVTILQWSFVRNDQPREVTCNQIALAIRDEVTDLEKAGLKIIQIDEPAIREGLPLREEEWKNYLDWAVKAFRISASGVQNQTQIHTHMCYSEFNDIIASISDMDADVITIETSRSEMELLDVFVDFKYPNEIGPGVYDIHSPRVPSLEEIENLLTKAKNVLPKEHIWVNPDCGLKTRDWPETKDALKNLVTAAKNLRSQTLEFV; from the coding sequence ATGAAAACTACCCTTTTAGGGCACCCAAGAATTGGACGCCAACGTGAATTAAAAAAAGCATGTGAAGCTTTTTGGTCAGGAAAAATTAATCAAACTGAACTAATAAACACTGCCAAAGAAATAAAAAAACAAAATTGGTTACAACAACAAGACTTAGGTGTTGATTTAATTCCGTCGAACGACTTCTCTTTTTACGATCAAGTTTTAGACGCTTGTTTAACTTTTGGTTGTATTCCAAAACGCTATAACAACATTGATAAAAGTAACTATTTGGAGTTGTATTTTGCTATGGCACGTGGACTTCAAAAAAATAATATAGATGTTACTGCCATGGAAATGACAAAATGGTTCGATACTAATTACCATTATATTGTTCCGGAATTTGAAAAAGAGCAAACATTTAATTTCTTTTCGAATAAAATTATAGAAGAATACAAAGAAGCTTTAGCATTAGGAATAAAGACAAAACCTGTTTTGATTGGTCCGGTTACATTTTTACTTCAAGGAAAAGAAAAAGAACCGGGATTTCACAGGTTAGATTTATTGGATAAATTACTACCCGTTTACTTCGAAGTTATTGAAACACTAGTAAACTTGGGTGCAGAATACATACAATTTGATGAACCTTGCTTAGCATTAAACCTTTCTGAAAAAGAACAACAAGCTATTACAAAAACATACGAACAGATTGCCGAAAAATTCCCGACATTGAAAGTGTTTTTAGCTAACTATTTTGATTGTTATGGCGAAAATTTAAATATTGCTTTACAATTACCCGTCGATACTTTGCACTTAGACCTGGTAAGATGCCCTTCGCAATTAAATGATATTTTAGAATCGGAACATTTTAATCCAAAAACAAAACTATCACTAGGTGTTGTAGATGGTCGAAATATTTGGAAAAATGATTTTGAAGCTTCAATTAAAACTATAGAAAAAGCGAGTAAAAAATTAGATCCGGCAAACTTATGGATAGCTTCATCTTGTTCCCTACTGCACACACCATACGACCTCGATTTAGAAACCACTCTAGAACCCGAAATAAAACAATGGCTAGCTTTTGCTAAACAAAAAATTGAAGAAATTGTTGCGCTTAAACATTTATTAAAAGCAGATAACGATGGTTATTTACACTTGTTTGAAGAAAATAAATTAGCAAACCTCACCAAGAAAAGCTCAAAACTAATCCATAATGATTTGGTAAAAACGCGAATTTCTAATTTAAAATTATCCGATAGTCATAGGGAAAGTACTTTTTCTACACGTCAAGTTTTACAAAAGCAAGCATTACACCTTCCGTTATTCCCAACTACAACTATTGGCTCATTCCCCCAAACCAAAGAAGTTCGTAGCTGGCGTTTAAAATTCAAAAAAGGAACGTTATCTCAGCAAGAATACGACGCTTTAATTGCTAAAGAAATTGAAGACTCTATCCGTTTTCAAGAAGAAATAGGTCTAGATGTTTTGGTACATGGTGAATTTGAACGTAATGATATGGTTGAATATTTTGGAGAAAAACTAAACGGATTTGCCTTTAGTAGCTACGGTTGGGTACAAAGTTACGGTAGCCGTTGTGTAAAACCACCTATTTTATTTGGCGATGTATCTCGCGAAAACCCAATGACCGTAAAATGGTCTGAATACGCACAATCTTTAACTGATATTCCTGTAAAAGGCATGCTTACTGGTCCGGTTACTATTTTACAATGGTCTTTTGTTCGAAACGATCAGCCTAGAGAAGTTACTTGCAACCAAATTGCGCTAGCGATTAGAGATGAAGTTACAGATCTAGAAAAAGCGGGTTTAAAAATTATTCAAATAGACGAACCTGCCATTCGTGAAGGTTTACCATTACGAGAAGAAGAATGGAAGAATTATCTAGATTGGGCTGTAAAAGCATTTAGAATTTCAGCAAGTGGTGTGCAAAACCAAACTCAAATTCATACACACATGTGCTATTCTGAATTTAATGATATTATCGCGAGTATTTCTGATATGGATGCCGATGTAATTACCATTGAAACATCACGTTCTGAAATGGAATTACTAGATGTTTTTGTTGATTTTAAATATCCTAATGAAATTGGACCAGGCGTTTATGATATACATTCGCCACGTGTTCCTTCTTTAGAAGAAATTGAAAACTTGCTTACAAAAGCCAAAAACGTTTTACCTAAAGAACATATTTGGGTAAACCCAGATTGCGGACTAAAAACTAGAGATTGGCCAGAAACCAAAGATGCTCTAAAAAATTTAGTAACTGCTGCTAAAAACTTAAGATCCCAAACGTTGGAGTTCGTTTAA
- a CDS encoding Lrp/AsnC family transcriptional regulator: MSLPENNSALPLDEIDLRLLRMLQANSNLTTKQLAAKVNLSTTPVFERIKKLEKAGYIKNYVAVLDAEKLQKGLTVFCNITLKEHTRVIGNQFVKDIVSLEEVVECYNISGDYDFLLKILVKDMKEYQNFVLNHLGSVKNIGSAQSTFVMGEIKNSYAVPI, encoded by the coding sequence ATGAGTTTACCAGAAAATAATTCTGCTTTACCGTTGGATGAAATAGATTTGCGCTTGTTAAGAATGTTGCAAGCCAATTCTAACCTGACAACAAAACAGTTAGCAGCTAAAGTGAATCTATCTACGACTCCTGTTTTTGAGCGTATTAAAAAATTAGAAAAAGCAGGCTATATTAAAAACTATGTCGCTGTTTTAGATGCCGAAAAGCTTCAAAAAGGCTTAACAGTGTTTTGTAATATTACTTTGAAAGAGCACACACGTGTTATAGGTAATCAATTTGTGAAGGATATTGTGTCTCTCGAAGAAGTTGTGGAGTGTTATAATATCTCGGGAGATTATGATTTTTTACTTAAAATATTGGTAAAAGACATGAAGGAGTATCAGAATTTTGTTCTAAACCATTTAGGAAGTGTTAAAAACATAGGAAGTGCACAGAGTACTTTTGTAATGGGCGAAATTAAAAACTCTTATGCTGTGCCTATTTAA